A DNA window from Eretmochelys imbricata isolate rEreImb1 chromosome 3, rEreImb1.hap1, whole genome shotgun sequence contains the following coding sequences:
- the CALM2 gene encoding calmodulin-2 — MADQLTEEQIAEFKEAFSLFDKDGDGTITTKELGTVMRSLGQNPTEAELQDMINEVDADGNGTIDFPEFLTMMARKMKDTDSEEEIREAFRVFDKDGNGYISAAELRHVMTNLGEKLTDEEVDEMIREADIDGDGQVNYEEFVQMMTAK, encoded by the exons ATG GCTGATCAACTGACAGAAGAGCAGATTGCAG AATTCAAAGAAGCCTTTTCACTATTTGACAAGGATGGTGATGGTACTATAACAACAAAGGAATTGGGGACAGTGATGAGGTCACTTGGCCAAAACCCCACAGAAGCTGAGTTACAGGATATGATCAATGAAGTAGATGCTGATG GCAATGGCACAATTGACTTTCCAGAATTTCTGACAATGATGGCAAGAAAAATGAAAGATACAGACAGTGAAGAAGAAATTAGAGAAGCATTCCGTGTGTTCGATAAG GATGGAAATGGTTATATTAGTGCTGCAGAACTTCGCCATGTGATGACAAATCTTGGAGAGAAGCTAACAGATGAAGAAGTTGATGAGATGATTAGGGAAGCAGACATTGATGGTGATGGTCAAGTAAACTATGAAG AGTTTGTACAAATGATGACAGCAAAGTGA